One window of the Xenopus tropicalis strain Nigerian chromosome 10, UCB_Xtro_10.0, whole genome shotgun sequence genome contains the following:
- the pirt gene encoding phosphoinositide-interacting protein — MDLLPHIAISEPSSAERSSSSESKDLVTSRTESTLYSSSRSESLWTNGPRSAWDVYQKPIIIMSIGGSIFLLGIILTTIYFMSFDGKRLPSRNDTSPNPDAPISKIFGPVAFSIGLMVLIFGLVWVPIIKKKRKRSVSRLFGYKQTSFFHFSV, encoded by the coding sequence ATGGACCTGTTGCCGCACATTGCAATCAGCGAGCCCAGCAGCGCAGAGAGATCTTCTTCCTCCGAGTCCAAGGACCTGGTCACAAGCAGAACTGAAAGCACCTTGTACAGCAGCTCCAGAAGCGAGTCCCTTTGGACCAACGGCCCCAGAAGTGCCTGGGATGTctaccagaaacccattatcatcATGTCCATCGGCGGCTCCATCTTCCTCCTGGGGATCATCCTCACCACCATCTATTTCATGAGCTTCGATGGCAAGAGGCTTCCCAGTCGCAATGACACTTCTCCCAACCCCGACGCTCCCATCTCCAAGATCTTTGGACCTGTTGCTTTTTCCATAGGACTGATGGTTCTGATCTTCGGGTTGGTCTGGGTGCCAATCATCAAGAAGAAGAGGAAACGCTCCGTGTCGCGTCTCTTTGGGTACAAGCAGACGTCGTTCTTCCATTTCTCTGTATAA
- the LOC105945276 gene encoding uncharacterized protein LOC105945276, producing MARPRAVGRCPVLFILAFTFDASGIGLILAGIFANLEKNGRSFGEFLIYSGGILVFFSLLLWLAWYSFNLEVSMEELIRDSQDPPRRNNLVQLARKVSESISKRSKRKVLSRDPQLGAQPCTPNQLGDHNGYLAPPAFINKGFTNQLDIPTPIQEEKPLELSSISSPYGYPVTRTTQVMAMDRLV from the coding sequence ATGGCTCGCCCAAGGGCAGTGGGCCGCTGTCCCGTGCTGTTTATTTTGGCCTTCACCTTTGATGCCTCGGGCATCGGCTTGATCCTAGCGGGCATCTTTGCCAACCTGGAGAAGAACGGCAGGAGTTTTGGGGAGTTCCTTATCTACAGCGGGGGGATCCTGGTGTTCTTCAGCCTGCTGCTCTGGCTGGCCTGGTACTCCTTCAACCTGGAGGTGTCCATGGAGGAACTGATCCGGGACAGCCAGGACCCCCCCAGGAGAAACAACCTAGTCCAGCTGGCCAGGAAGGTCTCCGAGAGCATCTCCAAGAGGAGCAAGCGCAAAGTCTTATCTAGGGACCCTCAACTGGGGGCGCAACCCTGCACCCCCAACCAACTTGGAGATCATAACGGCTACCTGGCCCCCCCAGCCTTCATCAACAAAGGCTTCACGAATCAGCTGGATATACCCACCCCTATCCAAGAGGAGAAGCCCCTGGAACTAAGCTCCATCAGCAGCCCCTATGGCTACCCAGTGACTCGGACTACTCAGGTGATGGCTATGGACAGACTGGTGTAG
- the LOC101730948 gene encoding nanos homolog 1-like, with product MEFDRWKDYFALALLVPKMARERSCAQQPPKPVYVPAFYSGAKEVPGQIGNAAPRPILARKHLYVPGLYPPAEEDASFLSGKGNYAPKPFAVPATYMAVEEGNTVQMMAAEMGNCLPEAQWARKLTKRPACATGLHLQQRANKTSPVALCANANPHGKGRDSDVQSRVCPEEQGATESFCHFCKHNGESGRVYTTHTLRDSRGSVICPVLWKYTCPLCGATGDLSHTLRYCPFNDNKSCLYSKSGRNSSGRLLRQ from the coding sequence ATGGAGTTTGACCGCTGGAAGGACTACTTTGCGCTGGCTCTGCTGGTCCCGAAGATGGCAAGGGAGAGAAGTTGCGCCCAGCAACCACCAAAACCTGTCTATGTTCCTGCATTCTACTCTGGAGCCAAGGAGGTGCCGGGTCAGATTGGAAATGCCGCCCCACGGCCTATTCTAGCCAGAAAGCACCTTTATGTTCCTGGACTTTACCCCCCAGCGGAGGAGGATGCCAGTTTTCTCAGTGGGAAGGGCAATTACGCCCCCAAACCATTTGCCGTTCCGGCGACGTACATGGCGGTTGAGGAGGGCAACACCGTGCAGATGATGGCAGCAGAGATGGGGAATTGCCTCCCTGAAGCCCAATGGGCTAGAAAACTTACTAAGCGTCCTGCTTGTGCGACCGGCCTCCATCTTCAGCAGAGGGCAAATAAGACCTCACCCGTTGCCCTTTGTGCCAATGCCAATCCACATGGAAAGGGAAGAGACTCCGACGTGCAGAGCAGGGTTTGCCCAGAGGAACAAGGGGCAACTGAGAGCTTCTGCCACTTCTGTAAGCACAATGGCGAGTCCGGGAGAGTATACACCACCCACACCTTGAGGGATTCCCGCGGCTCAGTCATCTGCCCCGTCCTTTGGAAATACACCTGCCCCTTGTGCGGGGCGACGGGGGACCTCTCCCACACTCTCAGGTATTGCCCCTTCAATGATAACAAAAGCTGCCTGTACAGCAAGAGCGGCCGCAACTCCTCCGGTCGCCTGCTGAGGCAGTAA